The nucleotide sequence TTATAGAAATGCCGAGATCATAGGGGTAGACATAAGTGAGGTTGATTATTTGGTGTTGTCCCATGCCCATTACGATCATATAGGGGGATTAGAAATTTTTTTAGAAATTAATAAAACTGCTAAGATAATAGTCAGCAGGGGAGCCAAAGGAGAGGTCTATTCAAAAAGGTTGGGATTTTATAAGTATATAGGGATAAAAAAAGAACTTTTACAAGAAAATATAGACAGGTTTATTTTTATAGAGAAAGAATTTAAATTAGATGAAAATATAAGTTTTATGATGAATACCCATCATGAGGGAGCTCCTCTCAAAGGGAACACCCACCTCTATAAAAAGAGTGGAGGAAGCTATACTTTAGATGATTTTTCCCATGAGTTGATCATGAGGGTAGAGGAAAAAAAAGATAAATTGATAGTATTTACAGGATGTTCCCATGGTGGAATATTAAATATGGTAAAGAGTGTGGAAGAGAGATATCCATATAAGAAGATAGAGGGATTGGTAGGAGGGTTTCATCTCCAGAATAATATAACCAAAAAATTGGCTGAACCGAGAGAAAGAGTTATAAATATAGGAGAAAAGTTGAGAAAAATACCTCATATTTATACAGGACATTGTACAGGGAAAAAAGGATTTAGTGTATTAAAAGAAATATTGGGAAGCCAGATCGAGGAATTTAATACAGGAAAAGTTTTTGAAATTTAATAACCTCACTTTTTTCTTATTTTTCTCTCCTAAATTAGGAGAGAAAAAAAGTAATATTAGTTTGTAAAAAAAACTCCCTCTCCTAATTTAGGAGAGGGAGTTTTAAGTTTTCTATTTATTTTCCAGCCAGATGGAATACATTCCTTCAATGCTTAGATTTGGAAGATACTCATCTATGGAGTCAACTTCCTTACTGATGATCTGTCCTAAACCACCAGTGGCAATAACATAGGTATCTGGGTAGATCTCCTTTATCTTTCTGATAATCTCTTTGATCTGTCCTGTATATCCATAAAAAATTCCAGCTTGAATCTGTTCAACTGTATTTTTTCCAGCTATAGTATGGGGATTCTCAAATTTTACCTTGGGCAGCTGAGCTGTGTTTCCAAAGAGGGAATTTATAGACATATTTATTCCCGGTAGGATTCCTCCTCCTACATAAACATTATCTATGAGGATCTCATAGGTAGTAGCAGTTCCAAAATCAAAGACAACAAGATCTTTGTTTGGATGTAACTTTAATCCCTGTACTATATCTATTATTCTGTCAGCTCCGAATCCGGAGTTGTTTAATCCTTCTGCGAAACTAAAAGGCAGTTGAAGATCTAAATTTATAATTAATGGAGACAGGTTAAAATATTTTTTTGCCAGATAATCACAGATTCTGATAAGTCCAGGGACTACAGAAGACACGATAACTCCACATACATTAGTTAATTTGATCTCGTTGAAATCAGTAATGTTTTTTAAGTATGAAAAAAGTTCATCTTCTGTGATATTATCCTTTGTAGCAATCCTAAAACTAGTGATTAAATTTCCTTTGTCATCTAGGACTCCAGTGACAATGTGTGTGTTTCCGATATCAAATGCTATTAACATTATATCCTCCTTCTTATACAGGCATAAAAGTGGTAATTAGGTGAAAATAAACAACCAATGCTAGTACGTCTACAATTGTTGTAATTAATGGCCCGGCCATAAGAGCAGGGTCGAATTTTAATTTT is from Psychrilyobacter atlanticus DSM 19335 and encodes:
- a CDS encoding type III pantothenate kinase codes for the protein MLIAFDIGNTHIVTGVLDDKGNLITSFRIATKDNITEDELFSYLKNITDFNEIKLTNVCGVIVSSVVPGLIRICDYLAKKYFNLSPLIINLDLQLPFSFAEGLNNSGFGADRIIDIVQGLKLHPNKDLVVFDFGTATTYEILIDNVYVGGGILPGINMSINSLFGNTAQLPKVKFENPHTIAGKNTVEQIQAGIFYGYTGQIKEIIRKIKEIYPDTYVIATGGLGQIISKEVDSIDEYLPNLSIEGMYSIWLENK
- a CDS encoding MBL fold metallo-hydrolase, with the translated sequence MKITTLVENNICSGQKELYKNLESQHGLSLYIEVLDKKILFDTGKDDLFYRNAEIIGVDISEVDYLVLSHAHYDHIGGLEIFLEINKTAKIIVSRGAKGEVYSKRLGFYKYIGIKKELLQENIDRFIFIEKEFKLDENISFMMNTHHEGAPLKGNTHLYKKSGGSYTLDDFSHELIMRVEEKKDKLIVFTGCSHGGILNMVKSVEERYPYKKIEGLVGGFHLQNNITKKLAEPRERVINIGEKLRKIPHIYTGHCTGKKGFSVLKEILGSQIEEFNTGKVFEI